In a genomic window of Columba livia isolate bColLiv1 breed racing homer chromosome 4, bColLiv1.pat.W.v2, whole genome shotgun sequence:
- the BTC gene encoding probetacellulin produces MEAAAAPAAPGGGPGPLLLCLALASGLVFFSCVGADTNVTTGHGTDGLSCSAAESCTGNVTQLRRQGHFSRCPEEYKHYCVKGRCRFLVAEKAPACVCEQGYTGARCERVDIFYLRGDQGQIVIISLIAAIVTLIILVVCACLCSHHCRKQRRKRKAEEMETLNKNLPSKSEDVLETDVA; encoded by the exons ATGGAGGcagcggcggccccggcggccCCGGGTGGCGGTCCCGGtcccctgctgctctgcctggccctCGCCTCCG gtttggtgtttttcagCTGCGTGGGCGCCGACACCAATGTCACCACTGGCCATGGCACGGATGGGCTCTCCTGCAGCGCGGCCGAGAGCTGCACAG GTAACGTGACGCAGCTGCGACGGCAAGGTCACTTCTCCAGGTGCCCGGAGGAGTACAAGCACTACTGCGTCAAAGGGAGATGCCGATTCCTCGTGGCCGAGAAGGCGCCGGCTTGCGT GTGTGAGCAAGGGTACACAGGGGCTCGCTGCGAGAGGGTGGACATCTTCTACCTGCGGGGTGACCAGGGACAGATCGTCATCATCTCCTTGATCGCAGCCATCGTCACCCTCATCATCCTCGTCGTCTGCGCCTGCCTCTGCAGTCA TCACTGTCGGAAGCAGcggaggaagagaaaagcagaagagatggAGACACTAAACAAGAATTTGCCTTCCAAAAGTGAGGATGTGCTGGAGACGGACGTGGCGTGA
- the LOC135579424 gene encoding extracellular matrix organizing protein FRAS1-like isoform X1 has translation MSLAEMDYKGAFSKGQILYGRVLWNPEQNLNAAYELQLEKVYLCTGKDGHVPFFDPTGTVYNEGPRYGCIQPNKHLKHRFLLLDRTQPEVTDQYFHDVPFDAHFASDLAEFRSVSSAPGGDGFTLRVDALYKVRAQGVGGPKTPVSARDVPGSLGEWRAPGPTPRRDTESALGRLWQDFISRFPQTGRICPPVACVCCTVNEQRSQVPNKL, from the exons ATGTCCCTGGCAGAAATGGATTACAAAGGGGCTTTTTCAAAGG GGCAAATCCTTTACGGCCGCGTGCTCTGGAACCCGGAACAGAACCTGAATGCCGCCTAcgagctgcagctggaaaaggtCTATCTGTGCACGGGCAAGGACGGGCACGTGCCTTTCTTCGACCCGACCGGCACCGTCTATAACGAGGGGCCCCGGTACGGCTGCATCCAGCCCAACAAGCACCTGAAGCACCGATTCCTGCTCTTG GACCGAACGCAGCCCGAGGTGACCGATCAGTATTTCCACGACGTGCCTTTCGACGCCCACTTCGCTTCCGACCTGGCCGAGTTCCGCTCCGTCAGCAGCGCGCCCGGAGGCGACGGCTTCACGCTCAGGGTGGACGCTCTCTACAAGGTCCGTGCCCAGGGGGTCGGGGGCCCCAAAACTCCCGTCTCTGCCCGGGACGTCCCGGGTTCACTGGGTGAATGGCGGGCGCCGGGCCCGACGCCGCGCAGAGACACCGAATCCGCGCTGGGGAGGCTCTGGCAGGATTTTATATCCCGATTTCCCCAGACGGGCCGTATTTGTCCCCCAGTGGCCTGTGTCTGTTGTACCGTAAATGAACAGCGGAGCCAGGTACCAAACAAACTCTAG
- the LOC135579424 gene encoding extracellular matrix organizing protein FRAS1-like isoform X2, with product MSLAEMDYKGAFSKGQILYGRVLWNPEQNLNAAYELQLEKVYLCTGKDGHVPFFDPTGTVYNEGPRYGCIQPNKHLKHRFLLLDRTQPEVTDQYFHDVPFDAHFASDLAEFRSVSSAPGGDGFTLRVDALYKEPVKGQRLNGGVKAQNALQDRTEV from the exons ATGTCCCTGGCAGAAATGGATTACAAAGGGGCTTTTTCAAAGG GGCAAATCCTTTACGGCCGCGTGCTCTGGAACCCGGAACAGAACCTGAATGCCGCCTAcgagctgcagctggaaaaggtCTATCTGTGCACGGGCAAGGACGGGCACGTGCCTTTCTTCGACCCGACCGGCACCGTCTATAACGAGGGGCCCCGGTACGGCTGCATCCAGCCCAACAAGCACCTGAAGCACCGATTCCTGCTCTTG GACCGAACGCAGCCCGAGGTGACCGATCAGTATTTCCACGACGTGCCTTTCGACGCCCACTTCGCTTCCGACCTGGCCGAGTTCCGCTCCGTCAGCAGCGCGCCCGGAGGCGACGGCTTCACGCTCAGGGTGGACGCTCTCTACAAG GAGCCAGTGAAGGGGCAGCGGCTGAACGGGGGAGTCAAAGCGCAGAACGCTCTGCAGGACCGGACGGAAGTTTAA